A part of Bacillus thuringiensis genomic DNA contains:
- a CDS encoding C40 family peptidase, with product MKKVGTVFLTTLFIFSSFTSAHAEEKKDSKAFIDVSAATLWTAPDSLRPIDAPSATNPADLWKWTKSMTLDEKLWLTNANKLETQALLGQEVTVVDKKGDWVKVLVHGQPTPRNEEGYPGWMPEKQLTYNQEFADKTNDPFVLVTKPTAILYINPSEKHKSLEVSYNTRLPLLSEDTISYRVLLPNGQKAWLRKNDGTVYRSQNDIPTPAADDLINTGKMFLGLPYIWAGTSGFGFDCSGFTHTIYKSHGITIPRDSGPQSRNGVAVDKENLQKGDLIFFAHNQGKGSVHHVAMYIGDGNMIHSPRAERSVEIIPLNTPGYIEEYAGARRYLP from the coding sequence ATGAAAAAAGTAGGAACTGTATTTTTAACAACTTTATTTATATTTTCATCGTTCACATCAGCACATGCTGAAGAGAAGAAAGATAGTAAAGCGTTTATCGATGTATCTGCCGCAACACTTTGGACTGCACCTGATTCATTACGGCCAATTGATGCACCGAGTGCTACAAATCCAGCTGATTTGTGGAAGTGGACAAAATCAATGACGCTTGATGAGAAACTTTGGTTAACAAATGCAAATAAATTAGAAACGCAAGCGTTATTAGGTCAAGAAGTAACGGTTGTTGATAAAAAAGGTGACTGGGTGAAAGTGCTAGTCCATGGCCAGCCAACACCACGAAATGAAGAAGGTTATCCAGGTTGGATGCCTGAAAAACAATTAACATATAATCAAGAATTTGCAGATAAAACAAACGACCCTTTCGTTTTAGTAACGAAACCGACAGCCATTTTGTATATTAATCCTTCTGAAAAACATAAATCGCTTGAAGTGAGTTATAATACGCGGCTGCCGCTACTTAGTGAAGATACAATTTCATACCGCGTGTTGTTACCAAACGGACAGAAAGCTTGGCTACGAAAAAATGATGGGACGGTTTACCGTTCGCAAAATGATATTCCAACTCCGGCGGCTGATGATTTAATAAACACTGGAAAAATGTTTTTAGGATTACCGTATATATGGGCTGGTACAAGTGGTTTTGGATTTGATTGCTCTGGATTTACACATACAATTTATAAGTCACACGGTATTACTATTCCGCGAGATTCTGGTCCGCAATCGAGAAATGGAGTTGCAGTTGATAAAGAAAATTTACAAAAAGGCGATTTAATCTTCTTTGCACATAATCAAGGAAAAGGTAGTGTTCACCATGTTGCTATGTATATTGGTGATGGAAATATGATTCACTCACCGAGAGCTGAAAGATCGGTAGAGATTATACCGCTAAATACACCAGGTTATATAGAAGAATACGCTGGAGCTCGTCGTTACTTACCTTAA
- a CDS encoding dipeptide epimerase, producing the protein MNNMKITDVKVNRRRVNLHTPFKTALRTVTEIESIDVYIHTDEGIVGKGAAAATPVITGDFANGIEAAILGPMRSCLIGQEIIQFQQLLQRIQMSCIGNPSAKAAIDIALYDVYCQYQNVPLYALLGGKKEIHTDITVSVDEPFIMAKEAKQHVEKGFQTLKIKVGKSAHLDLERIEAIRNSVPKNTTLRLDANQGWNPKEAVTIIKEMEHRNLNIEFIEQPVHAKDWDGLKYVKDHVQTPIMADESIFSASDALKIVQGGYADLLNIKLMKCGGIREAWRIADIAETAGVKCMVGSMMESSLSVSAVAHLAAAHPNIYYFDLDAPLWLMEEPEGMTYSGSKVNLQSTVNSKS; encoded by the coding sequence ATGAACAATATGAAAATTACCGATGTAAAAGTAAATCGTAGACGTGTAAATCTTCATACACCGTTTAAAACGGCGCTTCGTACCGTAACCGAAATAGAAAGTATAGATGTATATATTCATACGGATGAAGGAATTGTTGGCAAGGGGGCTGCAGCCGCAACACCAGTTATTACGGGGGATTTCGCTAACGGGATTGAAGCAGCAATTTTAGGGCCGATGCGTTCCTGTTTAATTGGTCAAGAGATCATTCAGTTTCAGCAGTTACTGCAGCGCATTCAAATGAGTTGTATTGGAAATCCAAGTGCGAAAGCGGCGATAGATATCGCTTTATATGATGTATATTGTCAATATCAAAACGTTCCACTTTACGCATTATTAGGCGGGAAGAAAGAAATTCATACAGATATTACGGTGAGTGTAGATGAGCCTTTTATTATGGCAAAAGAGGCAAAGCAACATGTAGAAAAAGGATTTCAAACTTTAAAAATTAAAGTGGGAAAATCTGCTCATTTAGATTTAGAACGTATTGAAGCAATTCGAAATAGTGTACCAAAAAATACGACGTTACGATTAGATGCAAATCAAGGGTGGAATCCAAAAGAAGCGGTTACGATCATTAAAGAGATGGAACATCGTAATTTAAACATCGAATTTATTGAACAACCTGTTCATGCGAAAGATTGGGATGGGCTAAAGTATGTCAAAGATCATGTACAAACGCCCATTATGGCAGATGAAAGTATATTTTCAGCGAGTGATGCATTGAAAATCGTTCAAGGAGGATATGCAGACTTGCTAAACATTAAATTAATGAAGTGTGGTGGCATACGTGAAGCGTGGCGTATTGCAGATATCGCCGAAACAGCAGGTGTAAAATGTATGGTCGGTAGTATGATGGAATCTTCACTTTCTGTTAGTGCTGTAGCCCATTTAGCTGCTGCACATCCTAATATTTATTACTTCGATCTAGATGCACCACTTTGGTTAATGGAAGAACCAGAAGGAATGACGTATTCTGGATCAAAGGTAAACCTTCAATCGACAGTGAATAGTAAATCTTAG
- a CDS encoding DUF3870 domain-containing protein, whose translation MYASNTIYVIGDAKAPQNNPITEKFKSFFVAFVLVKETGEIVDADCSATIALTSQFVKYLFLHKNINDPLLVTEIKNRYFGSSQKALLVALKDAQKKYNQIAALSTHS comes from the coding sequence GTGTACGCTTCAAATACAATTTATGTCATAGGGGATGCGAAAGCACCCCAAAATAATCCTATTACCGAAAAGTTCAAAAGTTTTTTTGTAGCATTTGTACTTGTTAAGGAAACAGGGGAAATTGTAGATGCAGATTGCTCAGCGACAATTGCATTAACATCACAATTTGTTAAATATTTGTTTCTACATAAAAATATTAATGATCCACTATTGGTAACAGAAATAAAAAATAGATACTTTGGTTCGTCTCAAAAAGCACTACTTGTAGCATTAAAAGATGCACAGAAAAAATATAATCAAATCGCTGCTTTGTCTACCCATTCCTAG
- a CDS encoding FtsB family cell division protein, whose product MRKLKRINVPNIQEQLSQSNENRAINKKKLRRFIFMFIFIAAATLYVQFILTKQQEIIVEKKDTITNQKKQLVSLKKNQASLKTNIENLTDDEEEILKFARKEYQFSKSNETIFVLPK is encoded by the coding sequence ATGAGGAAACTCAAGCGAATAAATGTTCCTAATATACAAGAACAACTATCACAGTCTAATGAGAATCGAGCAATTAATAAGAAAAAACTAAGGCGATTTATATTCATGTTTATATTTATTGCGGCGGCTACTTTGTACGTTCAATTTATTTTAACGAAACAACAAGAAATAATTGTAGAAAAAAAAGATACAATAACGAATCAAAAAAAGCAATTGGTTTCTTTAAAGAAAAATCAAGCTTCTTTAAAGACTAACATAGAAAATTTAACAGACGACGAGGAAGAAATTTTGAAGTTTGCGAGAAAAGAATATCAATTTTCAAAGTCAAATGAAACAATATTTGTTTTGCCGAAGTAA
- a CDS encoding DJ-1/PfpI family protein, producing the protein MMNKWSVGIFLFDDVEVLDFAGPFEVFSVTEVHEEKPFTVYTVSQNGEMITARNGLKVKPDYSIEDLPPVDILIIPGGKGVRENEVKNETIINWVRQQMKEVKLMTSVCTGALLLAKAGLLEGLQATTHWASIQTFKKDFPNVEVMENVKFVDEGHIITSAGISAGINMSFHIVKNLFGVEIAEETAKSMEYDIDLQN; encoded by the coding sequence ATGATGAATAAATGGAGTGTAGGTATATTTTTATTTGATGATGTAGAAGTGTTAGACTTTGCAGGGCCATTTGAAGTTTTTTCTGTAACTGAAGTACATGAAGAAAAACCATTTACTGTGTATACAGTTAGCCAAAATGGAGAAATGATTACAGCAAGAAACGGATTAAAGGTAAAGCCGGATTATAGTATTGAAGATTTACCACCAGTTGATATTTTAATCATACCAGGTGGTAAAGGCGTTAGGGAAAATGAAGTGAAAAATGAAACTATAATAAATTGGGTTCGACAGCAAATGAAAGAAGTAAAGCTAATGACTTCAGTTTGTACTGGAGCACTATTACTCGCGAAAGCTGGTTTACTGGAAGGGTTACAAGCAACAACACATTGGGCTAGTATTCAAACTTTCAAAAAAGATTTTCCGAATGTAGAAGTAATGGAGAATGTGAAATTTGTAGATGAAGGGCACATCATTACATCGGCAGGGATTTCAGCTGGTATTAACATGTCATTTCATATTGTGAAGAATTTGTTTGGTGTGGAGATTGCTGAGGAAACAGCGAAAAGTATGGAATATGATATTGATTTACAAAATTAA
- a CDS encoding ankyrin repeat domain-containing protein, translating to MKILQSIAQAAISGNKEKIVDSIKTNPSAVNEFSDDGWTLLHLAAYFGQKELASFLLESGADIHSRAKNENENTPLQAAIANKQSELVAFLIEKGSDVNVIQSGGWTGLHEAALLGNEEIIVLLLKNGANKTIKKNDGKTAYDIALEKGHEHLLDHLHQGANV from the coding sequence ATGAAGATTTTACAATCAATAGCACAAGCTGCCATAAGTGGTAATAAGGAAAAAATAGTGGATTCTATAAAGACGAATCCAAGTGCAGTTAACGAATTTAGTGACGATGGCTGGACTTTACTTCATTTAGCGGCTTATTTTGGGCAAAAAGAGTTAGCAAGTTTTCTTTTAGAAAGTGGAGCAGATATACATAGTAGAGCAAAAAACGAAAATGAAAACACACCTTTGCAAGCTGCCATCGCGAATAAGCAAAGTGAACTGGTTGCTTTCTTAATTGAAAAAGGGTCGGATGTAAATGTTATACAAAGCGGCGGTTGGACGGGTCTCCACGAAGCAGCATTATTAGGAAATGAAGAAATTATTGTATTGCTTCTTAAAAATGGAGCTAATAAAACGATTAAGAAAAATGATGGAAAAACAGCATATGATATTGCATTAGAAAAAGGACATGAGCACCTTTTAGATCATTTGCACCAGGGAGCGAACGTATGA
- a CDS encoding cytidine deaminase, whose amino-acid sequence MLQVMPLHSEDYDLIKAAEKVIEKNYKYGRHHIGSAVRTKTGNVYAAVHVEANVGRITVCGEAMAIGKSISEGDHEFDTIVAVAHPHPHEDIEKCWVVAPCGMCRELISDYGKNTNVILSYNGELVKCNVMELLPEKYTSEVE is encoded by the coding sequence ATGTTACAAGTAATGCCTTTACATAGTGAAGACTATGATTTAATTAAAGCCGCTGAAAAAGTGATTGAAAAAAACTATAAATATGGTCGTCATCATATCGGTTCAGCAGTAAGAACTAAAACAGGTAATGTTTATGCAGCAGTGCATGTTGAAGCGAATGTTGGAAGAATAACAGTATGTGGTGAAGCAATGGCAATCGGAAAATCTATTTCCGAAGGTGATCATGAATTTGATACCATTGTAGCAGTTGCTCACCCACACCCTCATGAAGATATAGAAAAATGTTGGGTTGTTGCTCCGTGTGGAATGTGTCGAGAATTGATAAGTGATTACGGAAAAAATACGAATGTTATACTTTCTTATAATGGTGAACTTGTAAAATGTAACGTAATGGAATTATTACCTGAAAAGTATACAAGCGAAGTAGAATAA
- a CDS encoding class I SAM-dependent methyltransferase — protein MFSFYSTLCTELYDYTKPVGYSLNGDIEYYEKRLKNCTGRILEAAVGSGRVIIPLLEAGFTVDGVDYSPEMLESCRIRCKERSLHPNLYEGSLQQFSLPHKYEAIIIPTGSFCLIENRTDSINALKCFYEHLNPGGRLIVDVMLPYNWKTGEIHTSTFSLPSGEGITLENKSIEIDWLNQVTLSYLKIEKWSKGQLVQTELQRFAMRWYGIDEFKLLLESIGFSNITCSADYVYGKEPSNANQMFTFEAVRNEK, from the coding sequence ATGTTTAGTTTTTATAGTACACTTTGCACGGAACTGTATGATTACACAAAGCCTGTCGGTTATTCTTTAAATGGTGATATTGAGTATTACGAAAAACGTTTAAAAAATTGCACCGGAAGAATTCTCGAAGCAGCAGTAGGATCAGGGCGCGTCATCATCCCGCTTCTTGAAGCTGGTTTTACAGTTGATGGGGTTGACTATTCACCTGAAATGCTAGAATCGTGCCGCATACGATGTAAAGAGAGAAGCTTACATCCTAATTTATATGAAGGAAGCTTACAACAATTTTCACTGCCACATAAATATGAAGCAATTATCATTCCAACTGGATCTTTTTGTTTAATTGAAAATCGTACGGATTCTATAAACGCATTGAAATGTTTTTATGAACATCTTAATCCAGGCGGGCGATTAATCGTAGATGTTATGCTTCCGTATAACTGGAAGACTGGGGAGATTCATACATCGACTTTTTCTTTGCCGAGCGGAGAAGGAATTACATTAGAAAATAAATCAATTGAAATAGATTGGCTGAACCAAGTTACTCTATCATATTTAAAAATTGAAAAATGGAGTAAAGGACAGTTAGTACAAACAGAACTACAACGCTTTGCGATGCGCTGGTATGGAATAGACGAGTTTAAACTTCTGTTAGAAAGTATAGGTTTCTCTAACATTACTTGCTCCGCTGACTATGTTTATGGAAAAGAACCGTCAAATGCAAATCAAATGTTTACTTTTGAAGCTGTGCGAAACGAAAAATAA
- a CDS encoding Xaa-Pro dipeptidyl-peptidase, which yields MGKKKIATLSAILSLSITSGVSSMTAYADNKETNYINENDVKLNGKVSEVLQSNTKIELENGMTKPIYSLDEAIIENLFVETEVDSDRDGKKDRVSVKVMRPKTDSNVKVPVIYEMSPYRSGLKDVPVYNVDEELYAYEGKPYGAVNLGSYGNYYVPRGYAVILGESIGTGKSDGCPTTGDEQEILGTKSVIDWVNGRAKAYTENGEEVKADWSTGNVGMTGVSYNGTLPNAVATTGVEGLKTIIPIAAISSWYDYYRANGAVIAPGGYQGEDIDNMAEAVLTRENPEVCGQVIKELTAGQDRKTGNYNDFWDKRNYVKDAKNVKASVFVVHGLNDWNVKTKQFAQWWDALGENDVPRKMWLHQGGHGGTSTNDWQRTQNKWFDYWLYGIENGIMNEPMVDVQRENKTWEKLKNWPDPAAVPSKVRMYLSNKAVNLPLSMGSVNKVFSFVDDAKMKSNQLVANPELEVANRLVYTMPVLQKDTRISGTTKISITGNIDRSVSNLTALLVDYGGTKPEIVTRGWMDPQNLKSIENSTAIQPGKDYTFTWDMQPDDYVFKAGHQIGVVVIASDYDYTIRPKAGTNLTVKLSEVTLPIVK from the coding sequence ATGGGGAAAAAGAAAATAGCTACACTATCAGCAATATTATCTTTATCAATTACATCAGGAGTTTCTAGCATGACTGCGTATGCAGACAATAAAGAAACAAACTACATAAATGAGAATGACGTAAAGTTAAATGGAAAAGTTTCAGAAGTGTTACAATCAAACACAAAAATTGAATTAGAAAACGGGATGACAAAACCGATTTATTCGCTTGATGAAGCAATTATTGAAAATTTATTTGTAGAAACAGAAGTTGATAGTGATCGAGATGGAAAAAAGGATCGTGTATCGGTAAAAGTTATGCGTCCAAAAACCGATTCGAATGTGAAAGTTCCCGTTATTTATGAAATGAGTCCATATCGATCTGGCTTAAAAGATGTTCCTGTATATAATGTAGATGAAGAATTGTATGCGTATGAAGGGAAACCGTATGGAGCTGTTAATCTGGGTTCATACGGAAATTATTATGTGCCAAGAGGCTATGCAGTCATTTTAGGTGAAAGTATCGGAACTGGGAAATCAGATGGATGTCCAACTACTGGGGATGAGCAAGAAATACTAGGAACGAAGTCTGTCATTGATTGGGTAAATGGACGTGCGAAAGCATATACAGAAAATGGTGAGGAAGTTAAGGCTGATTGGTCTACAGGAAATGTAGGTATGACAGGAGTTTCTTATAATGGTACGTTACCGAATGCCGTTGCGACGACTGGTGTTGAAGGTTTAAAAACAATTATTCCAATCGCAGCAATCAGTAGTTGGTATGATTATTATCGTGCAAACGGTGCAGTCATTGCACCAGGTGGATACCAAGGAGAAGATATAGATAATATGGCAGAAGCAGTACTAACAAGAGAAAATCCTGAAGTTTGCGGACAAGTAATAAAAGAGTTAACAGCTGGACAAGACCGAAAAACGGGTAATTATAATGATTTTTGGGATAAACGTAATTATGTAAAAGATGCTAAAAACGTAAAAGCGAGTGTATTTGTTGTTCATGGTTTAAATGATTGGAATGTAAAGACGAAGCAATTTGCGCAATGGTGGGATGCGCTTGGAGAGAATGATGTTCCTCGTAAAATGTGGTTACATCAAGGTGGACATGGTGGAACATCAACGAATGATTGGCAAAGAACACAAAATAAATGGTTCGATTATTGGTTATATGGAATTGAAAATGGCATTATGAATGAACCAATGGTTGATGTACAACGTGAAAATAAAACGTGGGAAAAATTAAAAAACTGGCCGGATCCAGCAGCTGTCCCGTCAAAAGTTCGTATGTATTTAAGTAATAAAGCAGTTAATTTGCCATTAAGTATGGGCTCTGTAAATAAAGTTTTCTCATTCGTAGATGATGCAAAAATGAAATCAAACCAATTAGTAGCAAACCCAGAATTAGAAGTAGCAAATCGATTAGTGTATACAATGCCTGTACTGCAAAAAGATACGCGTATAAGTGGTACAACAAAGATTTCAATTACAGGGAATATTGATCGATCTGTATCAAATTTAACAGCATTACTTGTTGATTATGGAGGAACGAAGCCAGAAATCGTAACGAGAGGCTGGATGGATCCGCAAAACTTAAAGAGTATAGAAAATTCAACAGCAATTCAACCGGGTAAAGATTATACATTTACCTGGGATATGCAGCCAGATGATTATGTATTTAAAGCAGGGCATCAAATAGGGGTCGTTGTAATCGCAAGTGACTATGATTATACAATTAGACCGAAAGCAGGCACGAATCTTACAGTGAAATTAAGTGAAGTGACATTGCCAATTGTGAAATAA
- a CDS encoding sensor histidine kinase yields the protein MNKLGKKLFLSISLTVILIFTISLLLINYLLPKYNIYKTRESLEGITAQIQSIPSEQLDEAISSIENEGNVTIAYTSIKDSEDHINDELRMQLTKKRVALNKLWITKKEIMKVKNFGQSNKIYDQEKMKSSFFVKFIAKDDMLILVGVSIAHSNEVLKTLNAFYLYILGITIFLIIVLVWILSKTITRPLKELSDVAEDISRLKFERAKVKTNDEIGDLANSINIMSEKLHEAHEDLTDRNEHLKRFMGDVTHELKTPIALVKAYSMGIKDGLDDGTYVDTIIKQTDQISNLIEELLRFSKMERDVLQKEEFPIVSLVQSILDKHKIELESKEINLQVNYNVGNAIIYADVNKMRMVFQNLISNAIKYTANQNIKITLEDRNEIVYFQVQNGMNAEQMKDIDKIWEPFYVLDSSRSKEHSGTGLGLAIVKSILERHGFDYGVSTIEGEIQFYIHMKNE from the coding sequence GTGAATAAACTTGGAAAAAAGCTATTTCTCAGCATTTCTTTAACTGTAATTCTTATTTTTACGATTTCTTTATTATTAATTAACTACTTATTACCGAAATATAATATTTACAAAACGCGAGAAAGTTTAGAAGGTATTACAGCACAAATACAGTCCATACCGAGTGAACAACTAGATGAAGCAATTTCTAGCATTGAAAATGAGGGGAATGTTACGATTGCGTATACATCCATAAAAGATTCAGAAGATCATATTAATGATGAGTTACGTATGCAACTTACAAAAAAGAGAGTTGCTCTTAATAAACTTTGGATTACAAAAAAAGAAATAATGAAAGTAAAGAATTTCGGCCAGTCGAATAAAATATATGATCAAGAAAAGATGAAATCTAGTTTTTTTGTGAAATTTATTGCGAAAGACGATATGTTAATTTTGGTAGGGGTTTCTATCGCACATTCAAATGAAGTGCTAAAAACGCTAAACGCATTTTATTTATACATATTAGGTATTACAATTTTTCTCATTATCGTACTTGTATGGATACTTTCAAAAACAATCACCAGACCATTGAAAGAATTAAGTGATGTTGCAGAAGATATTTCACGTCTGAAATTTGAACGAGCGAAAGTGAAAACAAATGATGAAATAGGAGACTTAGCTAATAGTATTAATATCATGAGTGAAAAACTACATGAAGCACATGAAGATTTAACAGATCGTAATGAACATTTAAAACGATTTATGGGTGATGTGACGCATGAATTAAAAACACCAATCGCGTTAGTGAAAGCATATTCTATGGGAATAAAAGATGGTTTAGATGATGGTACGTACGTGGATACTATTATTAAACAAACAGATCAAATATCAAATTTAATTGAAGAATTATTACGATTTTCTAAAATGGAAAGAGATGTGCTGCAAAAAGAAGAATTTCCTATTGTATCACTAGTCCAAAGTATATTAGATAAGCATAAGATTGAGCTAGAGTCGAAAGAAATCAATTTACAAGTGAATTATAATGTTGGTAATGCAATTATTTATGCAGATGTAAATAAAATGAGAATGGTGTTTCAAAATTTAATATCTAATGCAATAAAGTATACAGCAAACCAAAATATAAAAATCACATTAGAAGATCGAAATGAAATTGTATATTTTCAAGTTCAAAATGGTATGAATGCTGAGCAAATGAAAGATATCGATAAAATTTGGGAACCTTTTTATGTCTTAGACTCTTCTCGTAGTAAAGAACATTCAGGTACAGGACTGGGCTTAGCAATCGTGAAAAGTATTTTAGAAAGACATGGTTTTGACTATGGAGTCTCTACTATAGAGGGAGAGATACAATTTTATATTCATATGAAGAATGAATAA
- a CDS encoding GNAT family N-acetyltransferase: MKDIHIQQIKDLMIYEHDYLVQESKDEGFNFLVKLISDYENKINTFNKTGECLYGIFQGEKLIGIGGLNQDPYTEKNKIGRVRRFYIAKEYRRKGLGRLLLVRILSEAKKHFNIVVLHTDTEQGDKFYTSSGFVKGTEYVGASHYLNLYKRM, from the coding sequence TTGAAAGATATACATATTCAACAAATTAAAGATTTAATGATATACGAACACGATTATCTTGTTCAAGAAAGCAAAGACGAAGGATTTAATTTCCTAGTAAAACTAATAAGTGATTATGAAAATAAAATAAACACATTTAATAAAACTGGAGAATGTTTATATGGTATTTTTCAGGGGGAAAAGTTAATTGGAATAGGAGGGCTAAATCAGGATCCGTATACAGAAAAAAATAAGATTGGTAGGGTAAGGAGATTTTATATTGCAAAAGAATACCGAAGGAAAGGATTAGGGAGGTTACTGTTGGTGCGAATTTTAAGCGAAGCTAAAAAACATTTTAATATTGTTGTCTTACATACAGATACAGAACAGGGTGACAAATTTTATACTTCGAGTGGATTTGTGAAAGGGACAGAATATGTAGGAGCAAGCCATTATTTGAACTTATATAAAAGGATGTAA
- a CDS encoding alpha/beta hydrolase: protein MLKDNFKIGDIPAVLWGDKSEKIFIAVHGNMSNKQDEVIQILAEEANQKGYQVLSFDLPEHGERKNENTPCKVQFCVRELSIIMDYAKEHWKEVSVFACSMGAYFSLLSYQNDVIEKALFLSPVVNMERIIENMMKWFNITPELLQEEMIIETPIGQKLYWDYLCYVKEHPISTWNTDTYIMYGAKDELCEFETINYFTKKYRCELEIMETGEHYFHTEEQLKIFELWLHKHID, encoded by the coding sequence ATGCTTAAAGATAATTTTAAAATTGGTGATATTCCCGCGGTTTTATGGGGAGATAAAAGTGAAAAAATTTTTATTGCAGTACATGGAAATATGTCAAATAAGCAAGATGAAGTTATTCAAATATTAGCTGAAGAAGCTAATCAAAAAGGTTATCAAGTATTAAGCTTTGATTTACCTGAGCATGGAGAAAGAAAAAATGAAAATACTCCTTGCAAAGTACAGTTTTGTGTTAGGGAATTATCTATAATTATGGATTACGCAAAAGAACATTGGAAAGAAGTAAGTGTGTTTGCATGTAGTATGGGAGCGTATTTTAGCCTTTTATCTTATCAAAATGATGTGATAGAAAAGGCGTTATTTTTATCACCAGTAGTTAATATGGAACGAATTATTGAAAATATGATGAAATGGTTTAATATAACACCAGAGCTTTTGCAAGAAGAAATGATTATAGAGACACCGATTGGTCAAAAGTTATATTGGGATTATTTATGCTATGTAAAAGAGCATCCTATTAGTACATGGAATACAGATACATATATTATGTATGGAGCTAAGGATGAGTTATGTGAATTTGAAACTATAAACTATTTTACAAAAAAATATCGTTGTGAATTAGAAATCATGGAGACAGGTGAACATTATTTTCATACTGAAGAACAGTTAAAGATTTTTGAACTGTGGTTACACAAGCATATAGATTAA